A genomic region of Methanolacinia paynteri contains the following coding sequences:
- a CDS encoding TIGR00725 family protein produces MQIGVIGASECDKTLDSVAEETGRLIAKSGAVLVCGGRGGVMESACRGANGEGGMTLGILPDSSSGNLYLGAVVKSNLGIARNALVVGSSDAVIAVGGSYGTLSEIAMALKMEIPVFGLETWDIPGVEMCKTPDEAVSKAVLAAENRM; encoded by the coding sequence ATGCAGATCGGAGTGATTGGCGCATCGGAATGCGACAAAACCCTTGACTCCGTTGCGGAAGAGACGGGACGGCTCATCGCTAAGAGCGGTGCTGTTCTCGTGTGCGGCGGAAGAGGCGGTGTTATGGAGTCAGCATGCCGCGGTGCTAATGGAGAAGGGGGGATGACACTTGGAATACTGCCCGACAGTTCATCGGGGAATCTGTATCTTGGTGCGGTTGTGAAGTCTAACCTCGGGATCGCCAGAAATGCACTTGTAGTCGGCTCTTCTGATGCAGTAATTGCTGTTGGCGGTTCATATGGCACATTGTCCGAGATTGCGATGGCCCTGAAGATGGAGATCCCCGTCTTCGGTCTTGAAACGTGGGACATCCCCGGAGTTGAAATGTGCAAAACTCCTGATGAAGCGGTTTCCAAAGCTGTTTTAGCCGCTGAAAACAGAATGTGA